A single genomic interval of Candidatus Limnocylindrales bacterium harbors:
- a CDS encoding ubiquitin-like protein Pup, whose product MIFKHLFHDSLQTEAHLLLGISYATVDQQKRVVRPTEPQKEKEERSGGNVSEKGKEIKKNLEDLMDQIDEVLEQNAEEFVKNFTQRGGE is encoded by the coding sequence ATGATATTCAAACATTTATTTCACGATTCCCTTCAAACCGAGGCCCATTTACTTTTGGGAATTTCCTATGCCACCGTGGACCAGCAGAAAAGGGTTGTCAGGCCCACAGAACCCCAAAAGGAAAAGGAAGAAAGATCCGGTGGAAACGTATCGGAAAAGGGAAAGGAAATCAAGAAAAATCTGGAAGATCTCATGGATCAAATCGATGAGGTTTTGGAGCAAAATGCAGAGGAGTTCGTAAAAAACTTTACCCAGCGGGGAGGCGAATAA